A genomic region of Alligator mississippiensis isolate rAllMis1 chromosome 4, rAllMis1, whole genome shotgun sequence contains the following coding sequences:
- the DHRS9 gene encoding dehydrogenase/reductase SDR family member 9, which yields MFFYIIAILAICYWWWVWRGRDRSKITNLTGKYIFITGCDTGFGNLAARTFDKKGFRVLASCLTETGAEELKAASSERLQTLQLDVTDSDNVKKVAERVKAEVGSEGLWGLINNAGIMGPTAPTDWLKIEHFRAPIEVNLIGLINVTLNMLPLVKKAKGRIVNISSIGGRLTVNGGGYFPSKYGLEGFNDSLRRDMIAFGVKVSCIEPGLFNTKLSNQTKVIKEREAIWNQLPPAIKKQYGEGYLQEDAARKGKLVRMSMNTDLSLVVQCMEHALTSLHPCTHYPVGRDAKLLWIPLSNMPAAIQDFVLLRNKVKLADTSTG from the exons atgtttttctacataatAGCCATCCTTGCCATCTGCTATTGGTGGTGGGTTTGGAGAGGAAGAGACAGGTCAAAGATTACAAATCTAACAGGCAAATATATATTCATCACTGGATGTGACACAGGATTTGGAAATCTAGCAGCAAGGACTTTTGATAAGAAAGGATTTCGAGTTCTTGCCAGTTGTCTGACTGAAACAGGAGCAGAAGAGCTAAAAGCAGCATCCTCAGAGAGGCTCCAAACACTGCAGCTGGATGTGACAGATTCAGACAATGTGAAGAAGGTTGCTGAGAGGGTAAAAGCTGAAGTTGGGTCAGAAG GTCTTTGGGGGCTTATCAACAATGCTGGGATCATGGGACCAACAGCTCCTACAGACTGGTTGAAGATTGAACATTTCAGAGCACCAATTGAAGTTAATTTAATTGGCCTTATAAATGTTACATTAAACATGCTTCCCTTAGTTAAAAAAGCTAAAGGGAGGATAGTCAACATATCCAGCATTGGAGGTCGTCTGACAGTGAATGGCGGTGGCTATTTTCCTTCCAAGTATGGGCTGGAAGGATTTAATGACAGCCTAAG ACGGGACATGATCGCATTTGGTGTTAAGGTTTCTTGCATTGAACCTGGGCTATTCAACACAAAACTAAGCAACCAAACAAAGGTTATCAAAGAAAGGGAGGCCATTTGGAATCAGCTTCCTCCTGCCATTAAAAAACAATATGGAGAGGGATATTTACAGGAAG ATGCAGCAAGGAAAGGGAAGCTGGTCAGGATGTCTATGAACACAGATCTCTCCTTGGTTGTTCAGTGCATGGAGCATGCTTTAACAAGCCTTCATCCTTGCACACATTACCCTGTGGGCAGGGATGCTAAGCTTTTATGGATCCCTCTTTCAAACATGCCAGCAGCTATACAAGACTTTGTGCTCTTGAGAAACAAAGTTAAGCTTGCTGACACAAGCACAGGGTAA